GCGCGGCTTCACGCGCGAGCAGCTCGTGGCTTTCTATCGTCGCTGGTACCGGCCCGACAACACCATTCTGTGCGTGGTGGGTGACGTCAGTGTGGACGATGTGCGCCGTGAAGTCGTGGCGCGCTACGGTCCGCTGGAGGCCGGCACGCCACCGCGTGATCGTGGCCCCATGGAGCGCATCACCCCCGGCTTCCGTCACCGCGAGTGGAGCGGCGACATCGCGCCGCAGCACACGGCGTTCGGATGGCGGGTGCCGGGTCTTGCGCATCCCGATGCGGCGGCGCTCGATCTGACCGGCGTGGCCATGGGCTCGGGCCGCGCGTCGCGGCTCTATCGCGCGCTGCGCGAACGACAGCTGGCCAGCTCCGTGTCGGCGTGGAACTACACCACCGATGCCATCGGGGTGTTCGTGCTGCACGCCGAAGGCCCGCCGGCCCAGGCTCGCGCGGCGGCCCAGGCCCTGTGGCGTGAGCTCGATGCCCTGCGTCAGGACGGCTTCCGTGCCAGCGAGGTGCAGCGTGCGCAGCGCATTCTCGAGGCGCGCTGGCTCAGGCGGCTCGAAAGCATGGATGGGCAGGCGCAGTATCTCGCGTCGTGGGAGGCCGAGGGCGGCCTCGTGGCAGCGTCGCAGTACTACGACGCACTCATGACGCTGGACCGGCAGACGCTGCAGCGCGTGGTCAACACGCACCTCGATGCCGGGCAGGTGAGTGTCGTGTCGTACCGGCCGGAGCATGCCGAGCCGCTGGCTTCGGATGCTGAAGGCATGCAGGCGCTCCTGGCTGAGGTGGTGGGGCAGGGCAGCGCCGTGATGAGTGCGCCGTCGCTGCCCACACCGCCCGGCGCGGCTGTCGTCGAGGCGCCGGCCGTGCACACGCCCGGCTCGTCCGCGTCGCGCGCCGCCGGAGCCACCACCGAAGCCCAGCACGACGTGCATGTGTTCCACACACGCGGCGGCGTGCCCATTCTCGTGCATCCGCGCGCCGGCGCGCCGCTGGTGCATCTCGGACTGTTCCAGCGCGGCGGCGCGGTGCTCGATGCGGTCGAGGAGGAGGGCCGCGCCCGTCTCATGCTGCAGTCCACACTCAAGGGCACGCGTCGGCGCAGCGGTGCGCAGATTGCCGAGGCGGCCGAGGATCTGGGCAGCAGCATCAGCGTGAGCGCCGGCTTGGAGAGCCTCGGCTGGGCCCTGTCGGTGCCGTTGCGTCACCTGACCACTGCCGGTGACCTGCTGGCCGAAGTGGTGCAGGAGGCCGCCTTCCCCGCCGACGGCGTGGAGACGGAGCGTGCACAGGCGTTGAGCGAACTGGCACGCCTGCGCGATGACATGTATCGCTGGCCGATGCGTCTCGCCTCACAGGCCGTGTACGGCACGCATCCCTACGCGCGTTCCACGATTGGCAGCGAGACCAGCCTGGCCGCGCTCGATGCGTCAACCCTTGCGGCCGCACATGCCACGCAGGTGATGCAGGGGCAGACGGTGCTGGCGGTGGTCGGCGACGTGGATCCGGAACGCACGGCTGCGCAACTGGATGCGGCCTTCGCGTCGCTCGTGTATCGCGAGCAGCCGTGGATCGCGGCGGCGCCCTGGCCACAGGAAGTGCGGCGTGAGGTGGACAGCCGCGACAAGCAGCAGACGGCGCTGGCGCTGTTGTTCCCCGGGCCATCGCGCACCGATACCGACCGATACGCCACGCGAGTGCTGTCGAGCATCGCCAGTGGGCTGGGCGGGCGCTTCTTCGAGCAGCTGCGTGACGCGCAGTCGCTGGCTTACACGGTGTCGGCATTCCCCATCGAGCGCAGCGCCGTCGGCGCGTTTGCGGCCTACATTGCCACCTCACCGACGCGCGAAGAGGAGGCACGCGAGGGACTGCTGCGTGAGTTCGCGCGCTTTGTGGAGGCGCCGCCCAGTGAAGAGGAGATGGAGCGCGCGCGGCGCTATCTGCTGGGCACGCAGGCCATCGCGCAGCAGTCCGGCGGGCATGTGCTGGCCGACCTCGTGGACGCCTGGCTGTTTGGCGACGGGCTTGGTGAAGCCGCCGATGAGCGCGAGCGATTGGCGGCGGTGCAGGCGGCCGATGTGCAGCGTGTGGCCGCGCACTACTTCGATCCGCAGCGGGTGGGTGAGGGCGTGGTGCGCGGTACGGGCTGACCGCCGCCGCGTCCAGCGAACGCGCTATCGCCGGGCGCGCGCTTCGGTGAAGCGCCGCATGGCGAGTCCGATGGCCTGCACGGCGTCGCGCTCGCGGCCGTTCGCGGCCCGCAGCCCCAGTTGGCCGCGGTCGTCGGAGGGCTCACCCACTATTGCCCCGTTGATCCACGATTGCCGGGTGGCGAAGGCCAGGCTGCGGCGCATGGCGATGGTTTGCGCGTCGTCACCATGCGCTGCCGGCAAGCCGCCCACATGGACCAGCCAGTGCGGCGGCAGCGCCCGTCCGTCGGTACGCCGACCCACCGCGGCGTCATGCCAGCGGGTGAGGGCGCGCAGTCTTGCGTCCACACCGGGCAGCCCCGAAAAACTGGGATACACCATGGCGCCGATCATTTCCACCGGAGCACCGGGCGCGGTGGCCCAGGCGTAGACGCTGCTGTCGGTGGCATCGAGGCGCGCCGCGCTCCAGGCGAGCACGGTGCGAGGCCGCATGCGCTGCACGAGCGCAGCGCTGCGAATGAGCAGCGCGCGCCACCAGTCACTGCTCGGCGGCGGCGCGGCAATCCACGAGGGCAGGGGCTCGCCGAGTGCGGGAAAGAGGATGTCGGGCTTGAGCCGCTCGAGGATGCGCGCCAGATAGGCGAGACGCTCGGGACTGTCCGGCGCATCGGGCAGGCGGCCCAGTGACACGGCCACGGCGAGCTGCACACTGTCCTGGCGGAGCGCGTCGAGGCTGCGCGCCAAGGCGTCGAGCCCCGCAGCACCCAGCGGGTCGGATTGCAGCACCACCAGCACCACGTCCGGGCCAAAGGCTTCCACGAGACGGGTGTCGAGGCGCTGCCGACGTTCGGTGGGCGCCCCGCTCAGCGTGGGATAGAGACGCAGGCCCACCGCAAAGTCCCCGGCGGGCCGCGCCTGCATGGGCTCCACCTGGGCCTCGCGGTAGCTGCGCACCGCCGCCACACCGCGCGGCCACTCGAGCACCAGCAGTGTTGTGAGCGCCGTGGCAATCAGCACCAGCACTGCACGAACGGCGCCGGACAGTTTCCAGCGCGCCGGGTAGGCCGGCGCCACCATGGGCACCAGCAGGGCCAGCGGAGAGGCCAGTGCCGTGCGTCCCACGGTGAGGCCCACCACCACGTCGCGCGCGGCCACGGCGGCCTGGAGGGCCAGCGGCGCCTCGCCGGTGGTGGTGACGAGATAGTCGCCAAGGCTGACGGCCACGAGCACGCCGTCGTAGAGCAGCAGTGGCAGGGCGACGAGTGGAGAGACGAGCCGCCTGAGCAGGGCGTACAGCACCTGCAAGGCAAAGGCGAGTGTGACCACCGGCAACAGCCAGGTGATGCCCGAGATGGTGCGTGCGCCGGCTTCAAAACCGGAGGCCACGCCAATGACCACGGACGGTACCACC
This Gemmatimonas sp. UBA7669 DNA region includes the following protein-coding sequences:
- a CDS encoding M16 family metallopeptidase, with protein sequence MTSQLLRPSDALALHHDTVREVLPNGLTLLVRVDRSAPVVSIVTHVKAGYFDESDDIVGIAHVLEHMYFKGTPTRGVGQIARETKANGGYLNAHTIYDHTSYYTVLPSSSFVAGLDIQFDAYARSVIDAEELARELEVIIQEAKRKRDTASAVTIETLYALLHDRHRIRRWRIGEEQMLRGFTREQLVAFYRRWYRPDNTILCVVGDVSVDDVRREVVARYGPLEAGTPPRDRGPMERITPGFRHREWSGDIAPQHTAFGWRVPGLAHPDAAALDLTGVAMGSGRASRLYRALRERQLASSVSAWNYTTDAIGVFVLHAEGPPAQARAAAQALWRELDALRQDGFRASEVQRAQRILEARWLRRLESMDGQAQYLASWEAEGGLVAASQYYDALMTLDRQTLQRVVNTHLDAGQVSVVSYRPEHAEPLASDAEGMQALLAEVVGQGSAVMSAPSLPTPPGAAVVEAPAVHTPGSSASRAAGATTEAQHDVHVFHTRGGVPILVHPRAGAPLVHLGLFQRGGAVLDAVEEEGRARLMLQSTLKGTRRRSGAQIAEAAEDLGSSISVSAGLESLGWALSVPLRHLTTAGDLLAEVVQEAAFPADGVETERAQALSELARLRDDMYRWPMRLASQAVYGTHPYARSTIGSETSLAALDASTLAAAHATQVMQGQTVLAVVGDVDPERTAAQLDAAFASLVYREQPWIAAAPWPQEVRREVDSRDKQQTALALLFPGPSRTDTDRYATRVLSSIASGLGGRFFEQLRDAQSLAYTVSAFPIERSAVGAFAAYIATSPTREEEAREGLLREFARFVEAPPSEEEMERARRYLLGTQAIAQQSGGHVLADLVDAWLFGDGLGEAADERERLAAVQAADVQRVAAHYFDPQRVGEGVVRGTG